A DNA window from bacterium contains the following coding sequences:
- a CDS encoding T9SS type A sorting domain-containing protein, producing MSRLRHFSIALFALMFCVAQAWATQVTFQINMSVQQDLGNFNPAEDLVLVRGSFNGWAGNAQELELSGDIYVGTFEVAEGAIEYKFVNARPGGDVWESVNNRTATIAGTTQTLDVVYFNDITSSASADVEVNFRVNMTVQDLSGTFDPASDWIVVRGAHPNIGNWGGATQLIEETGNPGIYSAWITFDDLPLNAALEYKFVILDGGDPNVASWESSANRSFTPTGAEPDNLPPPSGNLYGEIMPELVFFANITPDDIITNDVNVIFQVEAAPLQGRIDDEGYVYDVQTNDTIYTIENLQAAGFFNNWPWGNFPQQYYLNDDGASGDQTADDGIWSVSVPFTAGSPRNLIYKYGANQLDVEAGFARNHERLIDDANATFRMDVDCWGSPDTLYEEWACTISGVDDGAPVIGDFVLEQNYPNPFNPTTTISFTLNRADLTALKVFDVLGRNVATLNMGRMDAGRHTMSFNGANLSSGVYFYQIESGAVSATRKMLLLK from the coding sequence ATGTCAAGGCTACGTCATTTTTCAATTGCCTTGTTTGCGCTGATGTTTTGCGTCGCGCAGGCATGGGCCACGCAAGTCACCTTCCAGATCAATATGTCCGTACAGCAGGATCTGGGCAACTTCAACCCCGCCGAGGACCTCGTCCTCGTTCGTGGATCGTTTAACGGCTGGGCCGGTAATGCCCAGGAACTCGAACTGTCCGGCGATATCTACGTCGGTACGTTCGAAGTCGCCGAAGGCGCCATTGAGTACAAATTCGTCAACGCACGACCCGGCGGCGACGTGTGGGAATCGGTGAATAACCGGACCGCAACCATTGCAGGAACGACCCAGACGCTCGATGTCGTTTACTTCAATGACATCACCTCGTCAGCTTCCGCGGACGTCGAGGTCAACTTCCGCGTCAACATGACCGTCCAAGACCTGTCCGGCACCTTTGACCCGGCCAGCGACTGGATCGTCGTGCGCGGCGCCCATCCGAACATCGGCAACTGGGGCGGCGCTACGCAATTGATCGAAGAAACCGGAAACCCCGGCATCTACTCTGCTTGGATCACCTTTGATGATCTGCCCCTGAACGCCGCACTCGAATACAAGTTCGTCATTCTCGACGGCGGCGATCCGAACGTGGCGTCCTGGGAATCCAGCGCCAACCGCAGCTTCACGCCCACCGGCGCTGAGCCGGACAACCTGCCCCCGCCGTCCGGCAACCTGTACGGCGAAATTATGCCCGAACTCGTGTTCTTCGCCAACATCACGCCTGACGACATTATCACCAACGATGTCAACGTGATCTTCCAGGTCGAAGCCGCGCCGCTCCAGGGTCGCATTGACGACGAAGGCTACGTCTATGACGTGCAGACCAACGACACCATCTACACGATCGAAAACCTGCAAGCCGCCGGCTTCTTCAACAACTGGCCGTGGGGCAATTTCCCGCAGCAGTACTACTTGAACGACGACGGCGCGAGCGGCGATCAGACCGCCGACGACGGCATCTGGTCTGTCTCCGTGCCGTTCACCGCCGGCAGCCCGCGCAACCTGATCTACAAGTACGGCGCTAACCAACTCGACGTCGAAGCCGGATTCGCCCGCAACCACGAGCGTTTGATTGACGACGCCAACGCCACCTTCCGCATGGACGTTGACTGCTGGGGCTCGCCCGACACCCTCTATGAGGAATGGGCTTGCACCATCTCCGGCGTCGACGACGGTGCTCCCGTCATCGGTGACTTCGTGCTTGAGCAGAACTACCCGAACCCGTTCAATCCGACGACGACCATCAGCTTCACGCTGAACCGCGCCGACTTGACCGCACTGAAGGTCTTCGATGTGCTGGGCCGGAATGTCGCCACCTTGAACATGGGCCGCATGGATGCTGGCCGTCACACCATGTCCTTCAACGGTGCCAACCTGTCGAGCGGCGTCTACTTCTACCAGATCGAAAGCGGCGCCGTCTCGGCCACCCGCAAGATGCTGCTCCTGAAGTAA
- a CDS encoding sugar ABC transporter permease, protein MNSERNFAMWMVLPAAVVVGLVVVWPFIYNVILSFSNMSLLHIHDWEFIGPRQYEKVFSDTTFYTVFGKTLLWTIFNVFFHVTIGVSLAVILHENVPGRRMFRTLLILPWAIPAVVTALTWRGMFHYEYGAVNLILTKVLNQTPIQWLNDPIGTFAACVITNVWLGFPFMMVVALGGLQSIPKELYEAAMIDGASAWQRFKTITLPMLVPVLTPAVILGFVWTFNKVDIVWLVSNGGEPADQTHILVSYVYRAAFNLYRYGYAAAGSMIIFLLLVLFSVTFMRRMREKAA, encoded by the coding sequence ATGAATAGCGAACGCAATTTCGCAATGTGGATGGTCCTGCCCGCCGCCGTGGTCGTCGGACTCGTCGTCGTTTGGCCCTTCATCTACAATGTGATTCTCTCCTTCTCCAACATGAGTCTCTTGCACATTCATGATTGGGAATTCATTGGCCCACGCCAATACGAAAAGGTCTTCTCCGATACGACGTTCTACACCGTCTTCGGCAAGACCCTCCTGTGGACCATCTTCAATGTGTTCTTCCATGTGACCATCGGCGTCTCACTCGCGGTCATTTTGCACGAAAATGTCCCGGGACGCCGCATGTTCCGCACCCTGCTCATTCTCCCGTGGGCCATCCCCGCCGTCGTCACCGCCTTGACGTGGCGCGGAATGTTTCATTACGAATACGGCGCGGTCAACCTGATCCTCACCAAAGTCTTGAACCAAACGCCGATTCAGTGGCTCAACGATCCCATCGGCACATTCGCAGCCTGCGTGATCACCAACGTCTGGCTCGGCTTCCCCTTTATGATGGTCGTTGCGCTCGGCGGCTTGCAGAGTATCCCCAAAGAACTCTACGAAGCCGCCATGATTGACGGCGCCTCCGCCTGGCAGCGCTTCAAGACCATCACGTTGCCTATGCTTGTGCCGGTCTTGACTCCCGCCGTGATTCTCGGCTTCGTCTGGACCTTCAACAAAGTGGACATCGTCTGGCTCGTCTCGAACGGCGGCGAACCAGCAGATCAGACCCACATCCTGGTCTCGTACGTCTATCGCGCCGCCTTCAATCTCTATCGCTATGGCTACGCCGCCGCAGGTTCAATGATCATCTTCCTGCTGCTCGTCCTATTCTCAGTGACCTTCATGCGCCGCATGCGCGAGAAAGCAGCGTAA
- a CDS encoding PorV/PorQ family protein → MRKSITLLLLCAVFGVTAQTLALSKVGTTAAPFLNIAVGARAVGMGGAFTAMADDATALYWNPAGIASIEKFEVSLIHTDWLTDLRYDVIGAVLPLQNSDALGAQIQLLTMPDQEVTTTQQDEQDGTGYFFSAGSMAMQLTYGRQFTDRFKLGITGKYIREWIWHEAAATSAIDLGSVYRTDLNGMRIGLAITNFGGKMQMNGRDLVRLYDVDETREGNNNRIISNLGTDKWPLPLTMRFGLAMEVFENEKHRFSVALDALHPNDNNESANFGAEYAFREQLFFRTGYKSLFLEDSEEGITAGFGVRLKTRGGPSFVLDAAYEDFGRFDAIYKYSLGISY, encoded by the coding sequence GTGAGAAAGTCCATCACACTGCTTCTCCTCTGCGCCGTCTTCGGCGTGACCGCGCAAACCCTCGCGCTCAGCAAAGTCGGCACCACTGCCGCGCCCTTTCTGAATATCGCCGTCGGCGCCCGCGCCGTCGGCATGGGCGGCGCATTCACCGCCATGGCCGACGATGCCACCGCACTCTACTGGAACCCCGCTGGCATCGCCAGCATTGAAAAGTTTGAAGTCTCGCTGATTCACACCGACTGGCTCACCGACCTGCGCTATGACGTCATCGGCGCTGTCCTGCCGCTGCAAAACAGCGACGCCCTCGGCGCGCAGATCCAGCTCCTGACCATGCCCGATCAGGAAGTCACCACGACCCAGCAGGACGAACAAGACGGAACCGGATATTTCTTCAGCGCCGGCAGCATGGCCATGCAGTTGACTTATGGCCGCCAGTTCACCGACCGCTTCAAACTCGGCATCACCGGAAAATACATCCGCGAGTGGATCTGGCACGAAGCCGCCGCAACCTCCGCCATTGATCTCGGCAGCGTCTATCGCACCGACTTGAACGGCATGCGCATCGGCCTCGCCATCACCAACTTCGGCGGCAAGATGCAGATGAACGGACGCGATCTCGTGCGCCTCTACGACGTGGACGAAACCCGCGAAGGCAACAACAACCGCATCATCTCCAATCTCGGCACTGACAAGTGGCCACTCCCGCTGACCATGCGCTTCGGACTGGCCATGGAGGTCTTTGAAAACGAGAAGCACCGCTTCTCCGTTGCGCTCGACGCACTGCATCCCAACGACAACAACGAATCAGCCAACTTCGGCGCTGAATATGCCTTCCGCGAACAGCTCTTCTTCCGCACTGGATATAAATCCCTGTTCCTGGAAGATTCCGAAGAAGGCATCACCGCCGGTTTCGGCGTGCGGCTCAAAACCCGCGGAGGTCCGTCCTTCGTTCTCGACGCCGCCTACGAAGACTTCGGTCGCTTCGACGCCATCTACAAATATTCGCTGGGAATCTCGTACTAA
- a CDS encoding extracellular solute-binding protein: protein MKSATLLCALLLLVGCSRDDRITRIQIWHQMQPEDRAVLTRVIADYDARLDSVEIEVIYKETEELRSNYQSAALAGLGPDLLYGPSDQVGPMATMQFVRPLDDLFAADEWNRFDERAVVKFKGKTYQLADRIGNHLALVYNKKLMPEPPRTTDELITMGRAATKDLNGDGVTDQWGLVWNFTEPFFFIPWLSGFGGWVLDDQARPTLNTKAAADAFRFVRSLRDEHKMVPPDCDYNTADALFKEGRAAMLINGPWSWSGYGAAGIDYGLARIPQVTSTGLWPAPMVSPLGYSINVHSDGKELAATVELLRYLISDAVQREFVAGTGIIPSSLAVRADSSFITRPHVAESLSQFEVGRAMPTVPELRAVWDAMRASYQSVLGGYLTPEAAAAKMQRDAEQKIQEMNE, encoded by the coding sequence GTGAAATCCGCGACTCTGCTCTGCGCCCTCCTGCTGCTGGTCGGTTGTTCTCGGGATGACCGCATCACCCGCATTCAGATCTGGCACCAAATGCAGCCCGAAGACCGCGCCGTCCTCACCCGCGTGATTGCCGACTACGACGCCCGCCTCGACAGCGTTGAAATCGAAGTCATCTATAAAGAAACCGAAGAGCTGCGCTCAAACTATCAATCTGCGGCGCTCGCCGGACTCGGTCCCGACCTTCTCTACGGTCCATCTGATCAAGTCGGACCAATGGCAACGATGCAGTTCGTGCGACCGCTGGATGATCTCTTCGCCGCGGACGAGTGGAATCGCTTCGACGAACGCGCCGTCGTGAAATTCAAGGGCAAGACTTATCAACTGGCCGACCGCATCGGCAATCACCTCGCCCTCGTATATAATAAGAAGCTCATGCCCGAGCCGCCGCGCACGACCGACGAGTTGATTACCATGGGCCGCGCCGCCACCAAAGACCTGAACGGCGACGGCGTGACCGACCAATGGGGACTCGTCTGGAATTTCACCGAGCCGTTCTTCTTCATTCCGTGGCTCTCGGGCTTTGGCGGCTGGGTGCTCGATGATCAAGCGCGCCCCACCTTGAACACGAAAGCTGCCGCGGATGCCTTTCGCTTTGTGCGCTCACTGCGCGACGAACACAAGATGGTCCCGCCCGACTGCGACTACAATACTGCCGACGCGCTCTTCAAAGAAGGCCGCGCCGCAATGTTGATCAACGGCCCGTGGTCATGGAGCGGCTATGGCGCCGCCGGAATTGACTACGGCCTCGCGCGAATTCCGCAAGTCACTTCGACCGGCCTCTGGCCCGCGCCGATGGTCTCGCCGCTGGGCTACTCCATCAACGTCCATAGCGATGGCAAAGAGCTCGCCGCGACGGTCGAACTGCTGCGCTATCTGATTAGCGACGCTGTGCAGCGCGAGTTCGTCGCCGGCACCGGGATCATTCCGTCAAGCCTTGCCGTCCGCGCCGATTCGAGCTTCATCACGAGGCCGCACGTCGCCGAAAGCCTGTCGCAATTTGAAGTCGGCCGCGCCATGCCCACCGTTCCCGAACTGCGCGCCGTTTGGGATGCCATGCGCGCATCCTATCAATCCGTCTTGGGCGGCTACCTGACGCCCGAAGCCGCCGCCGCCAAAATGCAGCGCGATGCCGAACAGAAGATTCAGGAGATGAATGAATAG
- a CDS encoding sugar ABC transporter permease codes for MLRKIILLVILCCVTALTLYPVLTVVTVSLRPADRLLSTSLEIIPDDATLQNYVTLFTERPFARWLLNSTIVAAAVTIFATALASTAGYAFSRFRFPGYKIGMSMLLITQMFPATMLLLPLFLMLAKLGLINSYIGLMVVYSATALPFTVWQMKGYYDTIPRELEEAAMLDGASRFKTFYLVILPLAAPALVITALFSFLTAWSEYVVAAQVLLTEDMYTLPIGLKQFQSSMTTEWGLYAAGSIVVSIPVIILFMKLSKWLVSGLTLGSVKG; via the coding sequence ATGTTGCGCAAGATCATCCTCTTGGTCATTCTCTGCTGCGTCACCGCGCTCACGCTCTACCCCGTGCTGACCGTCGTCACCGTCTCGCTGCGCCCCGCTGACAGGCTCCTGTCCACGTCCCTCGAGATCATCCCCGACGACGCGACCTTGCAAAACTATGTGACGCTCTTCACCGAGCGCCCCTTCGCCCGCTGGCTCTTGAATAGCACTATCGTCGCTGCCGCCGTTACGATTTTCGCCACGGCGCTCGCCTCAACCGCCGGCTACGCTTTTTCGCGCTTCCGTTTCCCGGGTTACAAAATCGGCATGAGCATGCTGCTCATCACGCAGATGTTCCCCGCCACGATGCTGCTCCTGCCGCTGTTCCTGATGCTCGCCAAACTCGGCCTCATCAATTCCTACATCGGCCTCATGGTCGTCTATTCCGCGACGGCCTTGCCCTTCACCGTCTGGCAGATGAAAGGCTATTACGACACCATCCCGCGCGAACTCGAAGAAGCCGCCATGCTCGACGGCGCCAGCCGCTTCAAGACGTTCTATCTGGTCATCCTGCCGCTGGCCGCGCCCGCGCTCGTGATCACCGCGCTGTTCAGCTTCCTCACCGCGTGGAGCGAATACGTCGTCGCGGCACAGGTACTGCTCACCGAGGACATGTACACCCTGCCCATCGGCCTCAAACAGTTCCAGTCGAGCATGACCACCGAATGGGGGCTCTATGCCGCCGGCTCCATTGTCGTCAGCATTCCCGTGATTATATTGTTTATGAAATTGTCCAAATGGTTAGTCTCCGGCCTCACGCTGGGAAGTGTCAAAGGATAG
- the ugpC gene encoding sn-glycerol-3-phosphate ABC transporter ATP-binding protein UgpC, translating to MASIELRNIQKSFGTTVVLRDISFTVREDEFVVLVGPSGCGKSTILRTIAGLETPSAGEVWIGGRNITDVHPRDRDIAMVFQSYALYPHLSVYDNMAFGLKMRKVATEEIDRRVKEAAQFFELSDLLQRKPKQLSGGQRQRVALGRAVVRHPSAFLFDEPLSNLDAKLRAHTRTEISRLHKRLKTAMVYVTHDQIEAMTLGERIVVLKDGVIQQIDTPLNVYRRPSNKFVAGFIGSPAMNFIPGNRDGGSFSAGALNFTLPAISDCPAGLTLGLRPEQIGVGANIERKVCFDLNVDVVEPIGNELLVYGRIGEQQLVVRCDPSTEVKPDSRLPVFFDPHAVHYFDARSENALTHTQA from the coding sequence ATGGCAAGCATAGAACTGCGGAATATTCAAAAGTCCTTCGGCACGACCGTGGTGCTGCGCGATATCAGCTTCACCGTCCGCGAAGACGAATTCGTTGTCCTCGTCGGCCCCTCGGGCTGCGGAAAATCTACCATCCTGCGCACCATCGCAGGACTCGAAACACCCTCGGCGGGTGAAGTATGGATCGGCGGCCGGAACATCACCGATGTGCATCCGCGCGACCGCGATATCGCCATGGTGTTCCAGAGCTACGCGCTCTACCCGCATCTCTCCGTCTATGACAACATGGCCTTCGGTTTGAAAATGCGCAAAGTCGCAACCGAAGAGATTGACCGCCGCGTTAAAGAGGCCGCCCAGTTCTTCGAACTCTCCGATCTGTTGCAGCGCAAACCAAAACAGCTCTCCGGTGGACAGCGCCAGCGAGTCGCCCTCGGCCGCGCCGTCGTGCGCCACCCGTCGGCCTTCCTGTTCGACGAGCCGCTCTCCAATCTCGACGCGAAATTGCGCGCCCATACGCGCACCGAAATCTCGCGCCTGCACAAACGCCTCAAGACCGCCATGGTCTATGTTACGCACGATCAGATTGAAGCCATGACGCTCGGCGAACGCATTGTCGTCCTCAAGGATGGCGTCATTCAACAGATTGACACTCCGCTGAATGTCTATCGCCGCCCCTCCAATAAATTTGTCGCCGGATTCATCGGTTCACCCGCGATGAACTTTATTCCCGGTAACCGCGACGGCGGATCGTTCAGCGCGGGCGCCTTGAACTTCACCCTGCCGGCAATTTCCGATTGCCCCGCCGGTCTCACGCTCGGCCTGCGGCCTGAGCAAATCGGCGTCGGCGCCAACATCGAGCGCAAAGTCTGCTTCGATCTGAATGTGGACGTCGTCGAACCCATCGGCAACGAACTGCTCGTCTATGGCCGCATCGGCGAGCAACAATTGGTCGTGCGCTGCGATCCAAGCACCGAAGTCAAGCCCGATTCGAGGCTGCCCGTCTTCTTCGACCCGCATGCCGTTCACTATTTCGATGCGCGGAGCGAAAACGCGCTCACCCATACTCAGGCGTAG
- a CDS encoding T9SS type A sorting domain-containing protein has protein sequence MIRVAVLLLILATSLRAQTTWTEPAAPRQGDAVTFFYDALAGTLPDNGTQVWMHWGILNDLGAWGTPPQEIWPAGSQLHSDNVALQSPMTNGGNQVWSVTVDFTPEIASIAYVFTDRGNNWDNNAGNNWELVFLAAGTVSWWSPADPEPGDSITIYYDAVAGTLPNGATNVILHWGVNEAGHGNWRLPPQAMWPAGTVPQGQAARTPLINRGNGLFSVTMATLDTINSVHYVTTDGTNWDNNNNQNWDIFMEEPPVAQLARVVFRFDPRSAFAQFTGQINSLNLAGAFNGWSTSATPLTTVDAFGNRWGEVQMPVGENEYKFVINGNNWQIDPDNPRNAPGGFNNSLLTVAADSLPQVYDIQPGEAAVFTLGDPETITCKVRGGDLGPGINGTPVVRINGAITTPNWNGATGQLSIALPTDLNFAEVSVQATDSAGRSATRYLMYYFLNSVLYAAPDVRNDVLYTTTESVDLKDFVIYSFANGDSLEIRPRFHQALTANTMAIVTITAEAGSYSAIEGLDAEYEVPGLAAGGVILPMLAPTSPNYDPAVHNRLHYGSIGGPSVPANFEVSSHYIQCYVAVADLEAALGNYQTEWLFSCASAVASSSADGYVHEISAAEGGTDGLEEPDFYDAFFFAARDIQKKNAKNYGLTRRATFDAPGRGLAAIAPEDIGPDVAHPGPLCRILTRGAETRLTNRTIKGRVTSTAALTSVWLMQNETVYPVTLAGDSFALAVTLTEGDNLFTLFARDVNSDTGRSAQMNYPRLVDQAPNPILVVNIGDATIQLNATSSTDPQGDPLTYEWIADPDNPAPVTLNDPHNAIATFTIPPVHGEYYFDLVVSDDEQNTARARTFVRVTDDGESAFQNNQVAEWVDNAVVYEIFVRSYSAGGDLDGVTADMQRIADLGVSAIWMMPIFEGPSDHGYEITDYYTIEQDYGTNEDLRELVEAAHAHGLKVVLDMVINHTGIGHPFMQDAQRYGRNSHYWDWYDRNGNGDYTFYYDWSSLPNINLDNPEASRYYIVMCKYWVEEFDIDGYRCDVAWGPMERSPQFWVDWRRELKKIKPEVFLLGEAGASDFNIYNERFDLSYDWALHHEGSAGFANMFPGIPNFTNLTDLITNYGFPWPEYKNPFRFIENHDESRYISIKTPAQTKLVSELLLSMPGVPMIYAGQEIGESSQRGLINWGSDPNGMFQHYYRLLNARKLLPAMRVGDWDLLTTDQPGPCYSFARTGEGMDPVIFLGNFSSVSQLVNVNLDADLLNIHPDSTYVVSDLLAATSVSRLGSELATLFTSLSAYSGRVWVISDSAIFVDANDRPELPRKTELLTPYPNPFNPVVSIPLELAKSSHVTLRVFDVLGRETVRLADDVMNAGLHQFVWDGSNASSGVYFVLLQADGIAQTRKIVLMK, from the coding sequence ATGATTCGCGTTGCCGTTCTACTCTTGATTCTCGCAACTTCGCTCCGCGCGCAGACTACGTGGACAGAACCTGCTGCACCCCGCCAAGGTGACGCCGTGACGTTCTTCTACGACGCCCTCGCCGGAACACTGCCCGACAACGGCACGCAAGTCTGGATGCACTGGGGTATCCTCAACGATCTCGGTGCGTGGGGCACCCCGCCGCAAGAAATTTGGCCCGCCGGTTCCCAGCTTCACTCTGACAACGTCGCGCTGCAAAGCCCGATGACCAACGGCGGCAACCAAGTCTGGTCTGTCACCGTGGACTTCACGCCGGAAATCGCTTCTATCGCCTACGTCTTCACCGATCGCGGCAACAATTGGGATAATAATGCCGGTAACAACTGGGAACTCGTGTTCCTCGCGGCGGGCACCGTATCTTGGTGGTCGCCCGCGGATCCCGAACCCGGTGATTCTATTACAATCTATTACGACGCTGTCGCCGGTACCTTGCCGAATGGCGCAACCAATGTCATCCTGCATTGGGGTGTCAACGAAGCCGGCCACGGCAACTGGCGCCTGCCGCCGCAAGCAATGTGGCCCGCTGGCACCGTGCCGCAAGGGCAAGCCGCGCGCACGCCGCTGATCAATCGGGGTAACGGCCTCTTCAGTGTCACAATGGCCACGCTCGATACGATCAACTCCGTCCACTACGTCACCACCGACGGAACAAATTGGGATAATAATAACAATCAAAATTGGGATATCTTCATGGAAGAGCCACCGGTCGCGCAATTAGCGCGGGTGGTCTTCCGCTTCGATCCGCGCAGCGCTTTCGCGCAATTCACTGGCCAGATCAATTCGCTCAATCTCGCCGGCGCCTTCAACGGCTGGAGCACCAGCGCTACCCCGCTGACCACCGTAGACGCTTTCGGCAACCGCTGGGGTGAAGTGCAAATGCCCGTCGGCGAGAACGAATACAAGTTCGTCATCAACGGCAATAACTGGCAGATTGATCCCGACAACCCGCGCAATGCGCCCGGCGGTTTCAATAACTCGCTGTTGACCGTCGCCGCCGATTCACTCCCGCAAGTCTATGACATACAGCCCGGCGAAGCCGCAGTCTTCACATTAGGCGACCCGGAAACCATTACCTGCAAGGTGCGCGGCGGTGATCTCGGACCGGGCATCAACGGCACGCCCGTCGTACGCATCAACGGCGCAATCACGACCCCAAATTGGAATGGCGCCACCGGTCAGCTTTCCATCGCTCTGCCGACCGATCTAAACTTCGCTGAAGTATCGGTTCAGGCCACCGATAGCGCGGGCCGCAGCGCCACGCGCTACTTGATGTACTACTTCCTGAACAGCGTATTGTACGCCGCCCCGGACGTGCGCAACGACGTGCTCTACACGACGACTGAATCCGTGGACCTGAAAGATTTCGTGATCTACTCCTTTGCTAACGGCGACTCACTCGAAATCCGCCCGCGCTTTCATCAGGCACTCACGGCCAACACCATGGCCATCGTCACCATCACCGCGGAAGCGGGCAGCTACTCTGCTATCGAAGGTCTCGATGCGGAATACGAAGTACCCGGTTTGGCCGCGGGCGGTGTGATTCTGCCGATGCTCGCGCCCACCAGTCCGAATTACGATCCCGCCGTGCACAACCGTTTGCACTATGGCAGCATCGGCGGCCCCAGCGTGCCAGCGAACTTCGAAGTGTCCTCACATTACATTCAGTGCTACGTCGCCGTCGCCGATCTTGAAGCTGCCCTCGGCAACTATCAAACCGAGTGGCTGTTCTCTTGCGCCAGCGCTGTCGCATCTTCGTCCGCCGATGGCTACGTGCACGAAATCTCTGCTGCCGAAGGCGGCACCGACGGCCTGGAAGAACCCGACTTCTACGATGCCTTTTTCTTCGCCGCGCGGGATATCCAAAAGAAGAACGCCAAGAACTACGGCTTGACGCGCCGCGCCACCTTTGACGCCCCTGGCCGCGGCCTCGCTGCCATCGCCCCCGAGGATATCGGCCCCGATGTTGCACATCCCGGCCCGCTCTGCCGCATCCTGACACGCGGTGCCGAAACGCGCCTCACCAACCGCACCATCAAAGGCCGCGTCACTTCGACCGCCGCGCTGACAAGCGTCTGGCTCATGCAGAATGAAACAGTCTATCCCGTGACGCTCGCCGGCGACAGCTTCGCCCTGGCCGTCACGTTGACCGAAGGCGATAACCTCTTTACCCTGTTCGCGCGTGACGTAAACAGCGACACCGGCCGCTCCGCGCAGATGAACTACCCGCGACTCGTCGATCAAGCGCCCAATCCGATTCTCGTCGTTAATATCGGCGATGCCACCATTCAACTCAACGCCACGAGTTCCACCGATCCGCAGGGCGATCCGTTGACGTATGAGTGGATCGCGGACCCCGACAACCCCGCGCCCGTTACGCTCAACGACCCGCATAATGCCATCGCCACTTTCACGATTCCGCCGGTGCATGGTGAGTATTACTTTGATCTCGTCGTCAGCGATGACGAGCAGAATACTGCCCGCGCCCGCACCTTCGTGCGTGTCACCGACGACGGCGAATCCGCCTTCCAGAATAATCAAGTCGCCGAATGGGTGGACAATGCCGTTGTCTACGAAATCTTCGTGCGCTCCTACTCGGCAGGCGGCGATCTTGATGGCGTCACCGCAGATATGCAGCGCATCGCCGACCTCGGCGTCTCAGCAATCTGGATGATGCCTATCTTCGAAGGCCCGTCCGACCACGGCTACGAAATCACCGACTACTACACCATCGAGCAGGACTACGGCACGAACGAAGACCTGCGCGAACTCGTTGAAGCCGCGCACGCCCACGGCCTAAAAGTCGTGCTCGACATGGTCATCAATCACACCGGTATCGGCCATCCCTTCATGCAGGACGCGCAGCGCTACGGCCGCAATTCGCACTACTGGGATTGGTACGACCGCAACGGCAACGGCGACTACACCTTCTACTACGATTGGTCCTCGCTCCCCAATATCAACCTCGACAACCCGGAAGCGTCACGCTACTACATTGTTATGTGCAAGTACTGGGTCGAAGAGTTTGACATTGACGGCTACCGCTGCGACGTCGCGTGGGGTCCGATGGAGCGCTCGCCGCAATTCTGGGTGGATTGGCGCCGTGAACTGAAAAAAATCAAGCCCGAAGTCTTCCTGCTCGGTGAAGCCGGCGCGAGTGATTTCAACATCTACAACGAACGCTTTGACCTGTCTTACGACTGGGCCTTGCACCATGAAGGCAGCGCGGGCTTCGCCAACATGTTTCCCGGCATCCCCAATTTCACCAACCTTACCGACCTGATCACCAACTACGGCTTCCCGTGGCCGGAGTACAAGAACCCCTTCCGCTTCATCGAGAACCACGACGAGTCGCGTTACATCTCCATCAAGACTCCCGCGCAGACCAAACTCGTCTCCGAATTGCTTCTGAGCATGCCCGGCGTGCCGATGATCTACGCAGGGCAGGAGATCGGCGAATCGTCACAGCGCGGCTTGATCAACTGGGGCAGCGATCCTAACGGTATGTTCCAGCACTACTATCGCCTGCTCAACGCGCGCAAACTCCTGCCAGCGATGCGCGTCGGCGATTGGGACCTGCTCACCACTGATCAACCCGGACCCTGCTACTCCTTTGCCCGCACCGGCGAAGGCATGGACCCCGTGATCTTCCTCGGCAATTTCAGCTCGGTCTCGCAGTTGGTCAACGTTAACCTCGACGCCGACTTGTTGAACATTCATCCCGATTCTACTTACGTCGTCAGCGATCTGCTCGCTGCGACAAGCGTGTCGCGTCTCGGTTCCGAACTCGCGACGCTGTTCACGAGTCTGTCCGCTTACTCGGGCCGCGTCTGGGTGATTTCCGATTCCGCGATTTTCGTGGATGCGAACGACCGTCCCGAGCTGCCGCGCAAGACCGAACTCTTGACTCCCTATCCCAATCCGTTTAACCCCGTCGTCAGCATCCCGCTCGAACTGGCCAAGTCCTCGCACGTCACGTTGCGCGTGTTCGATGTGCTGGGCCGCGAAACCGTTCGCTTGGCCGATGACGTCATGAATGCCGGTCTGCACCAATTCGTCTGGGACGGCTCCAACGCCTCCAGCGGCGTCTATTTCGTCCTCCTTCAAGCCGATGGCATTGCGCAAACCCGTAAAATTGTGTTGATGAAGTAA